GTTGACATATTAGAAGTGCCATTATGACTTGATGTGGTACCATTTTCACTTGGTGTCGTGATGCTTCCATTTGCCGTCGTCATACTTTCGGAGGTCATGGCATTAGTTGCTGTCGTCATATCTTTTGTTGCTGTCGTCATATCTTTTGTTGCTGTCGTCATGTCTTTTGTTGCTGTCGTCATATCTTTTGTTGCTGTCGTCATAGCGTTTGTTGCTGTCGTCACATCTGCTGTTGCTGTCGATAAAGCTGAATtgcaaaaggaaaaaaatatggtTAAGTCTGTGAACTGTTGACTTACGGTTACTCATAAAAAGGTTCTAACAATTTCAAACTATTCGAAATTATAGATATAATTAGCCATATGAGAAGCAGTCTTGGTGCATTAAACTAGTATTAAGTATTGACATAGCGACCAAGCAAAACGAGAGTAAAAGCTAGTACATTTCGACCATGTAAAACGAGAGTAAAAGCTAGTACATAAGCATATGGTAATCATACTCGGTCCCAAGTGTAAGTCGGTTATTGTGCTGATAGACTAAATCAGGTCATGCCAAATCAGGTTCAGGTCAAGTGATACAAGAAGTGGCCTGAATCAAAAAGACCTGTATGTCATATCGTACTGATTTTTGCCTACTAAATTACTGATAATAGTATGTAAAATTATTAGTTCGTTATAATCGCGTTGAGGTATTTAAATCATTAATGGCTTAATTTGGTTTTATGTTTCAACTAtttctttttcatgttttattggACAAAAATAGACACCATTCCTAAATGTAATGAAAATTAAGTTGAAGAGCAAGTTGTTGAAGTTGCTCACAAAAAcgtgtttgtttttaaatttatacCAAACTAAGACATTATACTCCGATATGTTCATTTGACTTCGAACGGATAGATGTTGACACCTGATATAAAAGCGTCCCTAAGATTTAACTTCGTATTATATcttacaaaatatttgtatgGTTCAgcttaatcaaaataaaatgcaGACTAGACAGTACAGTATCAAATAGTATACATACCAGCAGATGACCCGGAAGTCATTCCCTGTGCTGTAGTAGCTGCATCTAAAAAGTAGAAAATGTCCATAAATACAAACGATAAAGATCAGTGatgtcagaaatatatatacaagacaaaataatttacagttttagCTTGTGTTTTAGTGTGTATGTTGTGATATTACATGCTAACCATAACTAAAAGTCGTTTCTTGAGTACTTCTACACCGGTTGGGATAATTGTAGATAAATAATTTGTTCCTGCCACGGAGgtttcaataagtgttcatatattacaaaaccttttgaataaaattagttaatgataatgataaaaagtACTGGTATAATCAATTTGCATTATAATGAACTCCAAAGTGGACacattgtttatgaaaaatcaGCTTACCTGTTGTAAGAGACGCCCCCTGAACATGCCTAGACAGAACAGTTACCAGCAAAAATACTCCAATAGTTTTTAAACTATTCATGTTGCCTCGTTATGTACAAAGTAATAAACAGTAATGTTCTCAGTAGAGTCTTTAGACGAGATTAATCCTCACTGCTGGACCCGTCACCTCACCAGGCTTTAAATACTTGCTCACTACTCGGCAGAGGGTAGTTGTGAAATGTAGCTGTCGGTCATCGAGCAGTCACTGTCACGAGGTGGGGTACATTGGTCATATACCTTGTCGGTCAAGATCCTGATTACAATGCTGCAGAGCCGGACTGATAACGACGGCAGGCTTGCATCTGAATCGGCCGCAATGCCTAGCCCAGTCAGTACTGTTATCGGTCTTACACATAATTGTTCAATGCTAATCTTATATGTACTGTGACCTGTTTTATCGTGTCTGACTTATATCAGTATTGCACAGTCGTTTGACATCTATACTCCGTGTATGATATGATCCTAGGGTAACAGTGTAAgcataatttaattatattataaaccTATATGACATAAGATATCGCGTACAGACAACTAGTCGTTACTTGTGTACCACACCTGTGTCTGCCTCTTTATCTTAGTCTACTCAATAGAACAGCGACAGGCGATCTAATACATTCTATGGAATGATTTCTAGGTAACAATTGTCTGTCAACTTTGATTTCAACCAGCAAAAGGTATGCTTTCATGTATAACAATACGGTTGTAGTTCACGTATGATGACACTGCAGTCATTTCACATGTGGTGTCCAAAATAGGCATTATAATTGTTATTCTGCATCAACATCAGTATTTTGTGTACTAGCAATATTTCCTAACCTGAGTTTCAGAAAACTTGACCTGAAATTTGGCTGAAATTGACCCGAATTCTATATTAGTTTTACAATAAATTGTCCAGAATTTATGAATTGTCACGTGAAATTCAGTTTAGTTTTTTTAATCTGAAATTTACTATTCTGCTCTTTTAGGTAAAGTTCAGGACAGGATTTTAACaagaaattctggtcaatttcaggttatgGATTTTTGTCTATGTAGTGGTATTTGTGTAAGACAAGCTAtattggtacatgtaattacttcATTGTGGCTATTGGGTGACTTGTTGGTAGGATAGAGGTGATTAATGATAATTCATATTATAACGAGAAACAAAATCGAAAGGAAACAGAGCATATCGATAATAAAAGAACAGAGTATTTAGTCGGTAAATTATCAGTGATTGTTTTAATTGACTGACAATTCCATTGCAAAATTTTGTAGGAAAACAGGGAAAAATACACATATGATTCCTGTCAGTGCCTCGAACCGggatcgaacccgggtctccgatGTGAAAAataagcatgctccgtcagctaaTTGACAGAGACCTTAATTGACACTAAGTACAAACCACATTGACctgctccttttacactacttgagatttcctaaatctcagCCCGAGACCTTATAACCACCTTCTaatggttatttagttgggcgccataGTAACGGAGCACATGGTTTGATGATCATtttaatcactgcctctgcGAGGATTTTGTTGGTAAATCTTGAACATGTTTCATGCGAGAAGACATTTTTTAACATCTAGACGTTTCGATATTATGCCTTGATCTGTTAGATCAGTCTTCCCATCTCAAAACAGttgtaatttgaaattttgacttGATTCGAATATAACTTAGAATTGTATAGATGACATTCTCGATGTAACAAACGATACTCATTATTCCGGAGCATGTTTCTTTCCTTTTTATCAGTGATTTCCATATAAATCAGTAAGTTCTTCATATTTACACTACAGTCAACTTTAGTTAATGTCTTTGGTACGATTAATTGTTGATTTGACGCTATAATGACGGCACTTTGTTATTTTAGTATACGTGTACATTTTACAATACGGTTGTGTCACAGAGACGGGCATTGAATTGgtaatttgtttattaaattATTCAACGTGTGttaatgtacaatatttgtatttagcCTAAAGATAATTAGATGTAGACTACCTTTGTCTTTCGACTGCAATAACGAAGATCAACATGGCGAACCACAAAACTTAATTCAAAACTCAAAATcgataaaacattattttataaccATTTCGAAAAAATTACGAAATATGTTATCAGGTTAAAAATACCCCAGTGAACGGTATAATATGACTAAATCTTTGCTATCCATGACAGATATTTGTAAAACAGATTTGATAtcagcaaggatttataagtgagatatagGTTTTGTCgaagttttattttcaacaaaatgacTTATACTAGCACTGTGATAAAACCAATACCTTCTTTGTTTGACATGCCCGATATAAGCATaatcacaaaatatattatttaatagaCAATTGATGGGAATGTCATTGATTGTCACAGACAACGGCCTAACAATAGTGACCTCGATCATAATTGGAGTGTACCCGGGTATAGTACATAGTATACTTGTGGGAGTGTGGCTACAGATTACGTGATAGGGTCGTGACATCGCAATATCTTATCGTCGAAGCACATATGTCTGTCACTTAATGGGTGATCATCGCCGTAAATGGGttgtaaaatttgttttcaattcgAAAGAAATGATCGTCTGCATGCTAGTTGTTTTGGGAAATCAATGTAATTTCGTTGTTTTATGTTTGGCGATCTGCCTTTAGTATCAATGAAGAGTTTTACGCAGTCTTGCCTATCTTATCACTATAAATATTGTTACTCCAGTTACCTTCCTTTTCATGAATTTCAAATCTGACATGATACTTACCAAACACGACTTGGTTATACGTTTCATCTTTCATCTTTAACAAATGCTCCCATATCATTAGTATTACACTAATAGTTAATttgtatttagtgtaaaatgGATGTTGTATGGACGGAGCAAAACTTCAGTACAAAAATACATAGTTGAGTAGTAGTTTGTTGTAcaaatttttaatgtttataaatcTTTAATATGATACTACTAGGATTGAAATCATATGGGGATGGATGATATAGAGTGTACCGAGGATATAGGGATTGAGTCAGAGTATCGTAATCCTTGGTAGACCAAACTGATCTATTATGAGGGTGCCAAATCAAAATACTAATATAACAAGAATACTGTTATCTAAACCAACTGGCATACTCTATAAACTCAATGGTTGTCTTCATTGATCATTGCATATAGTGATAATTTACTTTTGTGAATTATTTTGTAAGACAATTGAAAAATCtatcattttcaaaacaaaacctATCTGAAACACGTAAAGAAAAATGTTGATGTAATAGCATAAacgaaaaaaacaaacattatcGTCTGGACGGTAATTGCAATAAGATTCGTTATACACCCCGGTGATTAATATGACGGTGAATTTGTTGGGATATTGAATatagtattatacttatacatTTAGCTAGGATAGATTATGAAGTATCGCTATTAGCGACTAGTATTCGCGATCCAAATATTGTGCAAGTCTACAATATCTTATTTGTAAGTTTGACTAATATCATTCTCAACATGTCTGACTATTAGCATAATTAAatccatttgaaaaaaaaactagtCGTAATTATCAGATACTGTAGCATACTTGATCATCctcaagatgctccaccgccgacatagagcataaatgatattcattatttgaacaataattgttgtattatcgtgtatatatatgtctaattaacacaaaaataatataaaataatttattttgcctttggtgcatgcgcaatcagtacttcattccatataggatatagtgccacggaattttttcgggatgcaattaattatttttcatatctttaacttgaagtaaaattagaagctcaaacttttcaatgttggtaatggtgtaaagtaagtaacttttgtaactgaagaaaaatactaaatcgtcttctcctaatttcgatagtgaaaaataccatttgtcggcggtggagcatctttaagctttaCATATTCAATCATCAGTATTTGTCCATATATGTGCCCTGATTAGTCGTGTCGcttcatttacatgtacatgttgaaaaaaaaaactattgataGAGCATGTTCATCACTAATAGATATTGTAATGCACTGTCATACATGCATTtctatattatgtatagtgacctcctgtTACATAAACATGTACTTGTATGTTTGAGAGTAGAATATAATCTGAAATTTGAAGTAACCTTGAGAAGGAGTATGGCGTACTTGGTAATCCCTTGAGCATACATATCCAATAACCAGTATTACATCTGTGTTACCTGATCAGTTGTGTCGTGTCATTTAGTGACCTCGAGAAGGAGTTGTAAGTACCATATACCATGGCGTACATGTACTTGGTAATCCTTTAAGCATTGCATACATGTATCCAATCATCAGTATTAGTCCATGTGTGTGACCTGATTAGTCGTGTCGCGTCATATAGTAACCTTGACAGGAAGTTGTAGACTGTTTTATCTAGAAAATGTAACGACAGTTAACATGATTTGTAGATAAGTATAGGCATCACTTTAATTtgtcatatctatatatgtactttTATACGGTTGTACGTTGTACTTCTCCAAGTAAATGATGCGATCattgatcaaaataaaaaaaataaattagaagCATATGGCTAAAATACTAAATATGTAATAATGGTCGAATTCGAATAAGATTGAAGACACCTGCGATGACCATGCCATTACCATTAAGTGAAAGTGattgattttgaatttattttttgggATAAATATATAGGATCTACGATGTCGTGTGAATCAATATCTTGATTTTCACTCTGAAATGTATTATGATTAATACTATAtcatattacagtaaaatcaACGAATACTTTGTATAGAGCCTTACTTTTTTACCTTTGCTGTTTTAAGAAACCACCACATTGTCCATAACGATAGCAGCAGTCTAGAGGGTACCAACAACCAAGGTTCATATGAGAAGGAACGACATGAAGACGACAATAGTAATGGTCATATATGAAAACGGGTATCCTGAGGACAACTAGGTACATAGAAACATAAAATGTCATGTGGCAATTTAAGCACACGAAAAGAAGTATCAAAACGAAGACACATAAGAGGGAAGTGGCCATGCACACGAAAAACGGTCATTAATGAAAAGAGTAACTAACAACTAGGACATGGTCATAAAAAGGATAGGTTAACGATTAATGGACACAAAAAGAATCAACGCATCCACTTTGTCAATGACTTTGGTATTTGGCACAAAAAATAAGTGTTCTTGGACAGTATATGACCAAGAAGCAAAACATCATTCTTTAAATTTTAGAATTCCACTGAGACTTCTTTACCGAAAAAATACAAGCCCTTAAAACACTTGcgtaataaaacaatacaaatcaCCATACAACATTGGCCAACGTTTTCGTTTTTTATACCATGTCTATAAACCTTAACGCAAAGTCTTTATTATGTTAAGTtttgattaaaaacaaaacctTAAAAAAATACTCGTTTGTACAATACAATCAATAATTATGTTTGATAGCTCTATCATTTGTAGTTTGTCTCAGAAACTGGCCGATATAACGTTGGATTTTGTCCAAGTCCAATATCTGCCTTGAAATTAACTCccgaaattttggaaaaattgTTGATCGTTCTAGTGTATATTAGCATTTTAAAACCTTAAATACTCTTGAAATAGTTGCATGTTCCAATAGTAGGTGTCAGTGTTTATCAGACACTTCAACACTGACACCGCAATAAGAATGGGTATCAATACTTAAGTCAACAAATGACACCCACGCAATGTCGTATAAGGAGGGGTGTTAAGGAAACTAAAACAGCCAGGGCTATATACACGAGAACCAGTATCACGGACATTCAGACAGAAAGGGTCATACGAATTCAGGTGGCAAAGCGACTCCAACAGGTTGTCTATGAGAAAATAACTtctgtttatatatgtatatttttattatcaaataatatttacattgtactatataaatacaagacatgttttgtacattttcatGGACAGCAAATAACTTTGAATTATGATGATTCGAatgatttatttctatttaacaGTTACCACTTTTTACATACCTTATTTTAGCGGTgatagtaaaatttaaatttttctttttttccttaACATTACTTACATAGAATACTTATGGATTTTAAATTATGTAAACATAGTGGCTTACTTTCaaacattttctaaattttcCTCCTTCTCTCGGAAGACTCACCAATCAAATAGTAACACTCTTTATCCTGAAATTTCTCCATTATCTTCAtttgtaacttttttaactggtTGTCTTTTATCCAGATATTTCTTCCTCGTCTTTGACAATCCCCCTGATAATTTCTCACATGATATTTTCTATGTTATTCTTAAATTTACGTTATGGATGTTTTTATCTGGATGTTTTTATCTGGATGTTTTCCACCTTATAGAATGTTGTTGTTTTAGAACTCGTAGGTACACACACCACAGTCTGTCACCTTAATGTCTGTGTTTGGTCGTTCATTCATTGTTTCTTGTGCCTCCATCTCCCTTAGTGTTGCTGTGCCTTCAATGATTTGCCTGTGAAATCAACTCATTGGATTAATACTTAGCGTATAgatcttttttaaaattttgtttttattctaaACAAATGAAACGATTTCTTTATCTGGTTTAAGTATAACTTTATATCTTTTCAACCTCTCTCAACAAATGACTATGCAAAATGTATAAAGCATCATAATATACTATCACACGTAGGAATTAGATATTTCTATTATCCATTTTTGTATTGTATGAATTGATCATTCTAAACGAAGACTTTTCAAAATACACTTctaattttctttgaaatacaACTTACACTTTAGTGAACAGAAACTTCagcaatattaaaaaaaattaagaataaAAGGATACTGActacatttttgtgttaatatgtTGCAATTTGTTTAGTAGAACTAAAGATAATATGATGTGCACTTTAACTGTCCCATCATAATACCAGGGGGTTATTTGTAGTATTTGTAATGTCATTACAACTACTTTCCAAGTTGATAAATTTACAATATTAACTGCTAGTGAACTGTTACCAAAGCACCTAGCATCGCTACTACATTTATCCAATTGGATTGACATTTGTCATAAGTGTAAAAGATGAGTCGTCTGATGAAGAAATGTGGACGacgtcattttttatattttacttaccCGAATGCCACATATTTGGTGTCCATCCACTTTGTTGGTTGTAACGTAATGTAGAACTGTGAACCATTGGTGTGGCGCCCCCTGCTGGCCATCCCAAGCATTCCTCTCTTGGAATGTGACACTGCAAAGTTTTCATCTGAAAGGGCAgatttaaaataacttttagattatatgaggtatttttttgaaaaatataaaaaaaaaatgaatatctaTATGTTTAAGCGCCAATACATTGCTTACATTatgtgaaagaaaaaaatcagttaCCAACTACATGCATATCTTGATGATTATGTTAACCAGTTTCTAAATGACTCACCTTCAAACACTGGGCCATATATAGATTCTCCGCCATTTCCTCGACTATGGTATATATCTGTggcaaataaaagaaataattattaacTAAATTTAGATCAGACAAATAACGATTGAATACTTTTTTCAACATGAAACAGACTTTTAATTGTCATTAAAATGTTACTGATCAATAACACTATAATTAAAGATCCACTCAAATCATCATGATTGCCGACAGAAATTGCTTTTGACATAAAATTTTGAATGTTTCCTACGAAACAAAATGGACAAGAGATTTAAATGGCTGTAAAAATGCTAGATTCAGCCCTAGTTGTTTACCTCCTCCCTGTATCCAGCCGTTTCTAACTATTCTGTGGAAAAGGGAGTTTTTGAAGTGTAGCTTGTAGTCAGTTTCTGGTGATGTTCCCTTCTCTCCTGTACAAAGTGCCTTGAAGTTTTCACATGTTCTCGGAACCTTGTCTGTAAATAGCTTCAAACAGAAAAAGATATGATGAGTTTGAAGTATTGTTTTAAAGGCACTTTATTCTGATTGTATTTTCATTCTTCTATAGATACTTGAAAATTAacagttacagaaaaaaatctaaGCATCAAGTAATTTGGTGTTTCCACTTAATGACCTTGTtatgtacaaatattaaatatatttaatgaatatttatttacatcaaaatataaataaacgttctgaaataatatatcaaattattatttgggATTTAAAAAAGGATTAAATTATCTGTAAAGGCATATAGAAAGACCGGATTCCTTTTTAAATTAAGATTATAACCCACCTCTATTACCAGACGACCTGCAGGTTTGTCACCAATTGATATGTCCATGTAAACATATTCATGCTGAAAatttaaatcacaaaaataaagcATTGGtgaacaataacaaaaaataaacaatagatactgtaaatattttagtgtaataGATACTATAATACATATCTAAGTAGGATAACAGTATTTAGATAAGAAAAACAACCTAAtgaactgatttttttttcaaagagaAGTGATGCATATTTGGAATtcaaatgatatgaaatatctgacaaaaacaatattcaggcttaaatcattatttaaatataatttcaaaatctgCTTAGAAAATGCGATACTCTCCTTTTAAGTAAAAATTATGTTGCTTACATCAGAAGCTTGAGAATGTTTATGCTTTATGTGTTATTACATTTTTGGAGTTGAGATAATCTTTGTAGGATTCTTCTGTCAGTGTTGAGTACAATGGAAGTGGTCTGAACTCCTCAAACCCAAAATTCTCCTCAGCCCAGAGAATGAATTTTTCTGGTCCTCCCAACAATTGTCCATTCACAAAACAGATAGCTTTCTCCTCAAATGTCCATGTTTCTCCTCTCAATTCCTAAAATagtttcaataaaaacaattgGTGAAAAACCTTGCTATTGtccttaactcattcacccttgaagacacatttaCTTTCTTCTGAATCAAAGATAGACCAGTCTATTTTGAAATATCAGGGGTAATTGGGTTAAATACAATGTGGATTAGAGAGGCAGCTAGTGCAGTGTCATAGACATTGAAGTTTCTCTAATCAGTCCATAAAACacttcatttttcaatatatacattacaattaAACATCTGCTGTAggcaataaaaagaaataaaaaattaaaacaaatctgcaTTTGAATTTAGTaatttaattaacttttatatagtacatatgactgataatgaaattaaatacaattagaatatattaatataacatacaagtgtatttaatttccattttgATTTAACAAATTAACCCATATTAAGAGCTTATTCCGTGGCAttggatatcatcttttaacaAGCCCTTGTTTTCCTATTACATGTAGCATGCATTGTGTGTAGTTATAATGCCAATCACCAGTGGGATTGCATAACTGACTATGAAATTCATTCAAtagggaaaaaataaaaaatgtggtACAAGTCCATGTAATTAACCTTCTTCATACTTTGTAAAGAATATTTCCCTTTTTTCTCAAGTAACAATTGTatacttggtatatatattatacatatacactatGGATTGATATGTACTCTAAGATATACCAAACACTGAAGAAGGCATGCAGTAAAAGctctacagaaaatttcaaaatatatgataaAGGGCTACAAccacattttattgtttaactaagaagataaaataaaaccatTGCTGTATTGCTAAATGCAGCATCATACAGAAATTCCAAAAACACCCACAACCTGCCATATAAAACAAACACTATACAGTACAAGATGATAAAATCTACAATTTGGTGATTATGATAAGTCATGTGTACATCTGTAACCATGATTATACATAATGAGATAACGGGTATGAAAaaagataatgataataataattcatAAAAGAAAGAATGCAATGAAAATTACCTGAAAGACTTTTCGCAATTCCTGGCCGATGAGATATTGGTagaaatacataaattaatTGCAGAGTGATGAAGGAGGAACAAAGTAAATTTATATTAATGCAAaagggactaattcacgt
The nucleotide sequence above comes from Argopecten irradians isolate NY chromosome 1, Ai_NY, whole genome shotgun sequence. Encoded proteins:
- the LOC138331798 gene encoding uncharacterized protein; this encodes MNSLKTIGVFLLVTVLSRHVQGASLTTDAATTAQGMTSGSSAALSTATADVTTATNAMTTATKDMTTATKDMTTATKDMTTATKDMTTATNAMTSESMTTANGSITTPSENGTTSSHNGTSNMSTVTMMPEMNGTTVTMSPENGTTMSSHITSPGHPTSMKPTPAPSPKPTSTQSPSKGGFSGSSFGGGIALGAGLILLSGLAYWLYAKRAAGRRPYSQVQ
- the LOC138331790 gene encoding uncharacterized protein — encoded protein: MYNATLPRKTAMAAPEQKVEIYGLLNDVSYQRARYCLEDLISKYSSDVFVEPVMNGMLEFEWDLFIDAKKKELRGETWTFEEKAICFVNGQLLGGPEKFILWAEENFGFEEFRPLPLYSTLTEESYKDYLNSKNHEYVYMDISIGDKPAGRLVIELFTDKVPRTCENFKALCTGEKGTSPETDYKLHFKNSLFHRIVRNGWIQGGDIYHSRGNGGESIYGPVFEDENFAVSHSKRGMLGMASRGRHTNGSQFYITLQPTKWMDTKYVAFGQIIEGTATLREMEAQETMNERPNTDIKVTDCGVCTYEF